Proteins encoded together in one Paramagnetospirillum magnetotacticum MS-1 window:
- a CDS encoding SCO family protein encodes MMRATVLILSAILLGGAFGSQAAPSVSATAEEALKRSRAVEGNVVGSHQLLDQDGQPVDITRYRGKPVVISMIYTACDHTCPVTTQNVARAVAGARKALGKDSFQVLSIGFDTVRDTPEALKVYAKQQGIDTGGWSFLAGNPATMEALAGDLGFSWYVTSRGFDHIAQTTVLDGQGRIYRQVYGENFELPLLVEPLKDLVLGRAAALTSIQSISDRVRFFCTVYDPHSDAYRFDYGIFFSIGSGFLAVLTIIWMTIRMWRDSKRTPRQPTA; translated from the coding sequence ATGATGCGCGCAACCGTCCTGATCCTGTCTGCAATCCTGTTGGGTGGGGCCTTCGGCTCCCAAGCGGCGCCCAGCGTTTCCGCCACGGCGGAAGAGGCGCTGAAACGGTCGCGTGCCGTCGAGGGCAATGTGGTCGGCTCGCACCAATTGCTGGACCAGGACGGCCAGCCGGTGGACATCACCCGGTACCGTGGCAAGCCGGTGGTGATCAGCATGATCTACACCGCCTGCGACCATACCTGTCCGGTGACCACCCAGAACGTGGCCCGTGCCGTGGCCGGGGCCCGCAAGGCGCTGGGCAAGGACAGTTTCCAGGTCCTGTCCATCGGCTTCGACACGGTGCGCGATACGCCCGAAGCCCTGAAGGTCTACGCCAAGCAACAGGGTATCGACACGGGCGGGTGGAGCTTTCTGGCGGGCAATCCCGCCACCATGGAGGCCCTGGCCGGTGATCTGGGCTTTAGCTGGTATGTGACCTCGCGGGGCTTCGACCACATCGCACAGACCACGGTGCTGGACGGCCAGGGTCGCATCTACCGTCAGGTCTATGGCGAGAATTTCGAATTGCCGCTGCTGGTCGAACCGCTCAAGGATCTGGTGCTGGGCCGGGCCGCCGCTTTGACCTCGATTCAGTCCATCAGCGACCGGGTGCGCTTCTTCTGCACCGTCTACGACCCCCATTCCGATGCCTACCGCTTCGATTACGGCATCTTTTTCAGCATCGGCTCGGGCTTTCTGGCGGTGCTGACCATCATCTGGATGACCATCCGCATGTGGCGCGACAGCAAAAGAACGCCGCGCCAGCCGACCGCATGA
- the cyoE gene encoding heme o synthase, which produces MAANLKVLASVFKLRIGVFCALAAIAGALVTPGAVPPAPQIFAVALAVLLSAAAAGAFNHYWERDIDPMMNRTRNRPFATGQYAAGPLWPLGLLALTVAAVALAAFAANAWAALHVFLGAFVYGIVYTVWLKRRTAWNIVIGGLSGSFAVLAGAAAALPGLSPQSLILALVLFLWTPPHFWSLATALKDDYAAAGIPMLPVVRSESETNRIILANTFALVASSLLPAFFGAGPLYLGAAALGGGWFLYKSVALVRTPGRSAAMGNFFASLIQLMLLLTAVMVEPLLAG; this is translated from the coding sequence ATGGCGGCAAACCTCAAAGTCCTGGCATCGGTGTTCAAGCTGCGTATCGGGGTGTTCTGCGCCCTGGCCGCCATAGCCGGGGCCCTGGTGACACCCGGTGCCGTTCCGCCAGCCCCCCAGATTTTCGCCGTCGCCCTGGCCGTCCTGCTGTCGGCCGCCGCGGCTGGTGCCTTCAATCATTATTGGGAGCGCGACATCGATCCCATGATGAACCGCACCCGCAACCGTCCTTTCGCCACCGGACAATACGCCGCCGGTCCGCTGTGGCCCCTGGGGCTGTTGGCGTTGACCGTCGCCGCCGTGGCCCTGGCCGCCTTCGCCGCCAATGCCTGGGCGGCGCTGCATGTTTTCCTCGGTGCCTTCGTCTATGGCATCGTCTACACCGTCTGGCTGAAGCGCCGCACCGCCTGGAACATCGTGATCGGCGGATTGTCCGGCAGTTTCGCCGTGCTGGCCGGTGCCGCCGCCGCACTGCCGGGCTTAAGCCCCCAGTCCCTGATCCTGGCTTTGGTCCTCTTCTTGTGGACGCCGCCCCATTTCTGGAGTCTGGCCACCGCGTTGAAGGACGATTATGCCGCCGCCGGGATTCCCATGCTGCCGGTGGTGCGCTCGGAATCCGAGACCAACCGGATCATCCTGGCCAACACATTCGCCTTGGTCGCCTCGTCGCTGCTGCCCGCCTTTTTCGGTGCCGGTCCGCTTTATCTCGGCGCGGCAGCCCTGGGCGGCGGCTGGTTCCTCTACAAGAGCGTGGCCCTGGTCAGGACTCCGGGGCGAAGCGCGGCCATGGGTAATTTCTTTGCCTCGTTGATCCAGCTGATGCTGCTCTTGACCGCCGTCATGGTGGAGCCGCTGCTGGCTGGGTAG
- a CDS encoding hydrogenase iron-sulfur subunit: protein MSNPIKSAVRAGLFRLESGWDMLVGRESNPMYCLGAMSWYFFWIVGASGLYLFIPYDTSAVRAWNSIEYISREQWYWGGLIRSLHRYGSDAMVLTMMLHLVREWCLDRYHGARWFAWFTGVPLIWMVFSSGITGYWLVWDELAQYLAIGTAEWMDYLGIFGQSIARNFLTPGALTDRFFTLLIFIHIAVPLFLLMAMWVHILRINRANTNPPRPLIIGSSIMLVALSLIHPAQSHPAADLGKAIGDLNPDWYFMALYPLYDSKGPLVTWAVSIGASLFLSLMPWMAFRRKRRAAAVVTSELCNGCGNCASDCPFGAVVLRPRSDGLHSSPKLAVMQPDLCTSCGMCMASCNKTNPFLPHTGETRQTAIDIPDFTFDLMVKRVSARTHGLVGNGRVLVIGCEHGAVLDHLKGPSVGVLPLHCTGMMPPSLIDYVFNKDLADGVLVTACRPGECFYRLGPEWTELRMNGERVPKLRGAVPRDRVRLFWAASTEIKALRSELAAFRVALEELPPLERPQSTKRRVTE, encoded by the coding sequence TTGTCTAATCCAATCAAATCCGCCGTCAGAGCGGGGCTTTTCCGCCTTGAAAGCGGTTGGGATATGCTGGTCGGGCGCGAGTCCAATCCCATGTACTGCCTGGGCGCCATGTCCTGGTACTTCTTCTGGATCGTCGGTGCGTCGGGCCTGTACCTGTTCATTCCCTACGACACCAGTGCGGTGCGGGCCTGGAACTCCATCGAATATATCTCGCGCGAGCAATGGTATTGGGGCGGCCTGATCCGCTCGCTGCACCGCTATGGCTCGGATGCTATGGTGCTGACCATGATGCTGCATCTGGTGCGCGAATGGTGCCTGGACCGCTATCACGGAGCCCGCTGGTTCGCCTGGTTCACCGGCGTGCCGCTGATCTGGATGGTATTCAGCTCTGGGATCACCGGCTATTGGCTGGTCTGGGACGAACTGGCCCAGTATCTGGCCATCGGCACCGCCGAGTGGATGGATTACCTCGGCATTTTTGGCCAAAGCATCGCGCGCAACTTCCTGACGCCCGGCGCGCTCACCGACCGCTTCTTCACCTTGCTGATCTTCATCCATATCGCGGTGCCGCTGTTCCTCTTGATGGCCATGTGGGTGCATATCCTGCGCATCAACCGGGCCAATACCAATCCGCCCCGGCCGCTGATCATCGGCTCGTCCATCATGCTGGTGGCGCTGTCGCTGATCCATCCCGCCCAAAGCCATCCGGCAGCCGATCTGGGCAAGGCCATCGGCGATCTCAATCCCGACTGGTATTTCATGGCGCTCTATCCGCTCTATGATTCCAAGGGGCCATTGGTGACCTGGGCGGTGTCCATCGGAGCCTCCTTGTTCCTGTCGCTGATGCCGTGGATGGCCTTTCGCCGCAAGCGCCGGGCGGCGGCCGTTGTGACCTCGGAGCTTTGCAATGGCTGCGGCAATTGCGCCTCCGATTGCCCGTTCGGCGCCGTGGTGCTGCGCCCGCGCAGCGACGGACTGCATTCCAGCCCCAAGCTGGCGGTGATGCAGCCCGATCTGTGCACCAGTTGCGGCATGTGCATGGCGTCGTGCAACAAGACCAATCCCTTCCTTCCCCATACGGGCGAGACCCGCCAGACCGCCATTGATATCCCGGACTTCACCTTTGACCTGATGGTCAAGCGGGTTTCGGCGCGTACCCATGGCCTGGTGGGCAATGGCCGGGTTCTGGTGATCGGTTGCGAGCATGGCGCGGTGCTGGACCATCTCAAGGGACCGTCGGTGGGCGTGCTGCCGCTGCATTGCACCGGCATGATGCCGCCTTCGCTGATCGACTATGTCTTCAACAAGGATCTGGCCGACGGCGTACTGGTCACCGCCTGCCGCCCCGGCGAGTGCTTCTATCGCCTGGGACCGGAATGGACCGAGCTGCGCATGAATGGCGAGCGGGTGCCGAAACTGCGCGGCGCCGTGCCCCGCGACCGGGTGCGGCTGTTCTGGGCGGCCAGCACCGAGATCAAGGCCCTTAGGTCCGAACTGGCCGCCTTCCGGGTGGCGCTGGAGGAATTGCCGCCATTAGAGCGTCCCCAATCCACCAAGCGGAGGGTGACGGAATGA
- a CDS encoding cbb3-type cytochrome c oxidase subunit I codes for MVAKPIFRTCGFTGLKIHDEAEKLIKINAVTAIVVLAVGGLFGLLVALTRWPTVHLLPADLFYLALTAHGIDILIVWCIFFEVALMYFASAILLQSRLATPKMGWVAYALMVLGAGITNWKVLEGNSSVMMTSYVPMQADPLFYVGLILFAVGALIACFIFLGTLVVAKAEKTYEGSIPLVTFGALTACIIAIYTISSGAIILIPTFLWSVGLISHIDPLMYKVVWWGMGHSSQQINVAAHIAVWYAIAAILFGAKPLSEKVSRCAYLTYIFFLQIASAHHLLVEPGLSSAFKIFNTSYGMYLAVLGSMIHGLTVPGCIEAAQRKKGFNNGLFEWLRKAPWGNPIFSGMFLSLILFGFLGGISGVTMGVEQINIMIHNTIYVPGHFHATVAAGTTLAFMAITYFLVPVLFGRELILPGLAKLQPYLFGLGMGVFSLFMMGAGTLGVSRRHWDMAFSDAPHAFAHAPAAFLMMGIVGVAACVAVVGGALFVLVIVGSVLFGKPVVHAPAAPAPAPSPVASYGNAEHVAVPGTFALALLFLTVFVLYYFVNWKYLASTWIMS; via the coding sequence ATGGTTGCCAAGCCCATATTTCGAACCTGCGGCTTCACGGGTCTGAAGATCCATGATGAAGCAGAGAAGCTGATCAAGATCAACGCGGTCACCGCTATCGTGGTGCTGGCCGTCGGCGGTCTGTTCGGCCTTCTCGTCGCCTTGACCCGCTGGCCGACCGTGCACCTGCTGCCGGCCGACCTGTTCTACCTGGCGCTGACCGCGCACGGTATCGACATCCTGATCGTCTGGTGCATCTTCTTCGAAGTTGCGCTGATGTACTTCGCCTCTGCCATCTTGCTGCAAAGCCGGCTGGCCACGCCCAAAATGGGCTGGGTGGCGTATGCTCTGATGGTCCTGGGTGCCGGCATCACCAACTGGAAGGTCCTCGAGGGCAATTCCAGCGTGATGATGACCTCCTACGTGCCCATGCAGGCCGATCCGCTGTTCTATGTGGGTCTGATCCTGTTCGCCGTGGGTGCCCTGATCGCATGCTTCATCTTCCTCGGTACCCTGGTTGTCGCCAAGGCCGAGAAGACCTATGAAGGGTCGATCCCGCTGGTCACTTTCGGTGCCTTGACGGCCTGCATCATCGCCATCTACACCATCTCGTCCGGCGCCATCATCTTGATCCCCACCTTCTTGTGGTCGGTCGGGCTGATCAGCCACATCGACCCCTTGATGTATAAGGTGGTCTGGTGGGGCATGGGCCACTCGTCGCAGCAGATCAACGTGGCCGCCCATATCGCCGTGTGGTACGCCATCGCCGCGATCCTGTTCGGGGCCAAGCCGCTGTCCGAGAAGGTCAGCCGCTGTGCCTATCTGACCTACATCTTCTTCCTGCAGATCGCTTCGGCCCACCATCTTCTGGTGGAGCCCGGCCTGTCTTCGGCCTTCAAGATCTTCAACACCTCGTATGGCATGTATCTCGCCGTGCTGGGTTCGATGATCCACGGCCTGACCGTTCCGGGCTGCATCGAGGCGGCTCAGCGCAAGAAGGGCTTCAATAACGGCCTGTTCGAGTGGCTGCGGAAGGCTCCCTGGGGCAATCCCATCTTCTCGGGCATGTTCCTGTCCCTGATCCTGTTTGGCTTCCTGGGCGGCATCTCCGGTGTCACCATGGGCGTGGAACAGATCAACATCATGATCCACAACACCATCTACGTGCCCGGCCACTTCCACGCGACCGTGGCGGCCGGCACCACGTTGGCCTTCATGGCGATCACCTACTTCCTGGTCCCGGTTCTGTTCGGCCGCGAGCTGATCCTGCCGGGTCTGGCCAAGCTCCAGCCCTATCTGTTCGGCCTGGGCATGGGGGTGTTCTCCCTGTTCATGATGGGTGCCGGTACGCTGGGCGTGTCCCGTCGTCACTGGGATATGGCCTTCTCCGACGCTCCGCACGCCTTCGCTCATGCTCCCGCTGCCTTCCTGATGATGGGCATCGTGGGTGTGGCGGCCTGCGTCGCGGTGGTCGGCGGCGCTCTGTTCGTCCTGGTGATCGTGGGTTCGGTGCTGTTCGGCAAGCCGGTGGTGCATGCCCCGGCCGCTCCGGCTCCGGCTCCGTCGCCGGTGGCGTCCTATGGCAATGCCGAGCATGTGGCCGTTCCCGGCACCTTCGCTCTGGCGCTGCTCTTCCTGACGGTGTTTGTCTTGTACTACTTCGTCAACTGGAAGTACCTGGCCAGCACCTGGATCATGAGCTGA
- a CDS encoding GH1 family beta-glucosidase — MGAGKKRISLRPDFVWGVSTSAFQVEGATKEDGRGPSIWDTRCRLAGGVWTGANADVACDHYHRWPEDVRLIKDLGVDAYRFSIAWPRLLPKGKGAVNQKGLDFYDRLIDGVLEAGITPWVCLYHWDLPQALDDLGGWTNRDCAGWFADYAVLAAKRYGDRVKHFATFNEFSVFTMFGYAIDWAAPGVTDRAAHMKAIHHVNLAHGMGVDVLRDHVPGVSIGAIHNRQIVRPEGGLAENQAAADLLDAHWNGVFCDPQHLGHYPEIMARDVEPYVQAGDLARICRPTDWMGLNHYGPIYAKADPATTWGYGWGAPPESANHPEVGWPIFPEVFKDELLTLTRRYGLPIYVTENGCGGGAGSDTPDENGEVKDTHRLAYFREYQQAMLDAVAEGADLRGYFVWALLDNFEWGSGYGPRFGLYHVDFETQKRTLKNSGKWYRDMIKGHRT; from the coding sequence ATGGGCGCCGGGAAGAAGAGAATCAGCCTGCGGCCGGATTTCGTCTGGGGGGTGTCCACCTCGGCCTTTCAGGTGGAAGGCGCCACCAAGGAAGACGGGCGCGGCCCCAGCATCTGGGACACCCGCTGCCGCCTTGCCGGAGGGGTGTGGACCGGGGCCAATGCCGATGTGGCCTGCGACCATTACCACCGCTGGCCCGAGGATGTGAGGCTGATCAAGGATCTGGGCGTTGACGCCTATCGCTTTTCCATCGCCTGGCCGCGCCTGCTGCCCAAGGGCAAGGGAGCGGTTAACCAGAAGGGTCTCGACTTCTACGACCGGCTGATCGACGGCGTTTTGGAAGCTGGGATCACCCCTTGGGTCTGCCTCTATCACTGGGACCTGCCCCAGGCGCTGGATGATCTGGGCGGCTGGACCAATCGCGACTGCGCCGGGTGGTTCGCCGATTACGCCGTTCTGGCGGCCAAACGCTATGGCGACCGGGTCAAGCATTTCGCCACCTTCAACGAGTTCTCGGTCTTCACCATGTTCGGCTATGCCATCGATTGGGCGGCGCCCGGCGTCACCGACCGGGCCGCCCATATGAAGGCCATCCACCACGTCAATTTGGCCCATGGCATGGGCGTGGACGTGCTGCGCGACCATGTTCCGGGCGTGTCCATCGGCGCCATCCATAACCGCCAGATCGTGCGGCCGGAGGGCGGGCTGGCCGAGAACCAGGCGGCGGCCGACCTGCTGGACGCCCATTGGAACGGTGTGTTCTGCGACCCGCAGCATCTGGGCCATTACCCCGAGATCATGGCCCGCGATGTGGAGCCCTATGTCCAGGCGGGCGATCTGGCCCGCATCTGCCGTCCCACCGACTGGATGGGACTCAACCACTACGGCCCCATCTACGCCAAGGCCGATCCGGCCACCACCTGGGGCTATGGCTGGGGCGCTCCGCCTGAATCGGCCAACCATCCGGAAGTGGGCTGGCCCATCTTCCCCGAAGTGTTCAAGGACGAGTTGCTGACCCTGACGCGGCGCTATGGCCTGCCCATCTACGTGACCGAGAATGGATGCGGCGGGGGCGCGGGCAGCGACACGCCCGACGAGAACGGCGAGGTCAAGGACACCCATCGCCTCGCCTATTTCCGCGAATACCAGCAGGCTATGCTGGACGCGGTGGCCGAGGGCGCTGATCTGCGCGGTTATTTCGTCTGGGCTTTGCTCGATAATTTCGAGTGGGGCTCGGGCTATGGCCCGCGCTTCGGCCTCTATCACGTCGACTTCGAGACGCAAAAGCGCACGTTGAAGAATTCCGGCAAGTGGTACCGGGACATGATCAAGGGGCATAGGACGTAA
- a CDS encoding cbb3-type cytochrome c oxidase subunit I — translation MDHSWKTDGLSAARRTELRGWALLAVGSLAVAGLLALGLGLSRTPKVQDWLPWGPHFFYRALVTHVVLSFEVWFLAALGALSAMAAPPCPHGDRLGKVAVLLGSLGVLLLLIPALADQGEPSLNNYVPVVGHRLFYIGLGVHALGVALACLRLLPVLRSHRVVPFGIACAGLAYLAALACFVMAWALIPARTDADLFNERVFWGGGHVLQLVNTMILMIAWQALSERQFGTGPVPSGLGRASFAALALFAVVSPLIYILGGDVLGLEHRQIFTRLLWVGLPLPPLVMGLGLAWQLVKGPRDWRSPAFLSLALSLFVFAIGGFAGFFLGVADTRTPSHYHAVIGGVQLGLMGVVLVHLLPALGREIGTGRGVRLQFHLYGWGQLVHALGFFLAGAAGVPRKTTGVDQGLDTIWKKVSMGVVGMGTGLAVLGGVIFVWMALSRLLKPGEGDHA, via the coding sequence ATGGATCACTCCTGGAAGACGGACGGGTTGTCGGCGGCGCGGCGGACTGAACTGCGCGGCTGGGCCTTGCTGGCGGTGGGCTCGCTGGCCGTTGCCGGGCTTTTGGCCTTGGGCCTGGGCCTGTCGCGCACGCCCAAGGTTCAGGACTGGCTGCCCTGGGGGCCGCACTTCTTCTACCGCGCCCTGGTCACCCATGTGGTGCTGTCCTTCGAAGTATGGTTCCTGGCCGCATTGGGCGCGCTGTCGGCCATGGCGGCGCCGCCCTGTCCCCACGGAGACCGGCTGGGCAAGGTCGCCGTTCTTCTCGGAAGCCTGGGCGTTCTGCTGTTGCTGATTCCGGCCCTCGCCGATCAAGGCGAGCCGTCCTTGAACAATTACGTCCCGGTGGTGGGGCACAGGCTGTTCTATATCGGCCTCGGCGTGCATGCCCTCGGGGTGGCCCTGGCCTGTCTGCGGCTGCTGCCCGTTCTGCGCAGCCATCGGGTGGTGCCCTTCGGCATTGCCTGCGCGGGTCTGGCCTATCTGGCGGCCCTGGCCTGCTTTGTCATGGCCTGGGCGCTGATCCCGGCTAGGACCGATGCCGATCTGTTCAACGAGCGGGTGTTCTGGGGCGGCGGCCATGTGCTGCAACTGGTCAACACCATGATCCTGATGATCGCCTGGCAGGCCCTGTCCGAGCGTCAGTTCGGCACCGGCCCGGTTCCGTCCGGGTTGGGCCGAGCCAGCTTTGCCGCCCTGGCCCTGTTCGCGGTGGTCTCGCCCTTGATATATATCCTGGGCGGCGACGTATTGGGCCTGGAACACCGGCAGATCTTCACTCGCCTCCTGTGGGTCGGGCTGCCTTTGCCGCCCCTGGTCATGGGGTTGGGTCTGGCCTGGCAATTGGTCAAGGGGCCGCGCGACTGGCGCTCGCCCGCTTTCCTGTCCCTGGCCCTGTCGCTGTTCGTATTCGCCATCGGCGGCTTTGCCGGATTCTTTCTGGGCGTGGCCGACACCCGCACGCCGTCCCATTACCACGCTGTCATCGGAGGCGTTCAACTGGGCCTGATGGGCGTGGTGCTGGTCCATCTGCTGCCCGCCCTGGGGCGCGAGATCGGGACGGGCAGGGGCGTGCGCCTGCAATTCCACCTCTATGGCTGGGGGCAGTTGGTCCACGCCCTGGGATTCTTTCTGGCGGGTGCCGCTGGTGTGCCGCGCAAGACCACCGGCGTCGACCAGGGCCTCGATACAATCTGGAAGAAGGTTTCCATGGGCGTGGTGGGGATGGGAACCGGTCTGGCGGTCCTGGGCGGCGTGATCTTCGTGTGGATGGCCCTGTCGCGATTGCTCAAGCCGGGGGAGGGCGATCATGCTTAA
- a CDS encoding cupredoxin domain-containing protein, protein MLKGFAPLALLAASLILALGWLMGRTGGIDVAPSQSYKADLAEFHGRHLALMAAHGTGQSVDGIPVVRPPAGSDIPVLAKRWEFSPALQLEPGKTYHLHLLAEDAVHSAAIGEAELLLRPGEVQVVDLTAPMSGRVRLQCAEYCGLGHTKMIGSIEVAP, encoded by the coding sequence ATGCTTAAGGGCTTCGCTCCGTTGGCCCTGCTGGCGGCCAGTTTGATTCTGGCGCTGGGCTGGCTGATGGGCCGCACCGGCGGCATCGACGTGGCTCCCTCGCAAAGCTACAAGGCCGATCTGGCCGAATTCCACGGCCGCCATCTGGCTTTGATGGCCGCCCATGGCACCGGCCAAAGCGTGGACGGTATCCCGGTGGTGCGTCCGCCCGCAGGCTCTGACATCCCCGTTCTGGCCAAGCGTTGGGAGTTCAGCCCCGCCCTGCAACTGGAACCGGGCAAGACCTACCATTTGCATTTGCTGGCCGAGGATGCCGTTCATTCCGCAGCCATCGGCGAGGCCGAGCTATTGTTGAGGCCGGGCGAGGTCCAGGTGGTGGACCTGACCGCGCCCATGTCGGGCCGGGTTCGCCTCCAATGCGCCGAATATTGCGGCCTGGGGCATACCAAGATGATCGGCAGTATCGAGGTGGCCCCTTAG
- a CDS encoding anti-sigma factor family protein, whose protein sequence is MSAPVSDDDLLSYVDGVLAPERVAEVESWLETNPRDAERVRQWREQMDGLHRLFDPVLDETVPDHLSVAAIRRRRSSSWMMPLIRIAAMVLLVLAGGVGGWWLRGGTGSAQAPGAMVAAEALSAHVVFAAEIRHPVEVGAGERAHLVAWLSKRLGSELKVPDLSAAGFSLVGGRLLPAASGPAAQFMYENGDGRRVTLYLRRNPEGSETAFRFAAQGRVEAFYWLDGPLGYALAGDVDRERLMEMAKAVYHQL, encoded by the coding sequence ATGAGCGCCCCGGTTTCCGACGACGACCTGCTGTCCTACGTGGATGGCGTCCTTGCCCCCGAACGGGTGGCCGAGGTGGAGTCGTGGCTGGAGACCAATCCCCGTGACGCCGAACGGGTGCGCCAGTGGCGCGAGCAGATGGACGGCCTGCACCGCCTGTTCGACCCGGTACTGGACGAGACCGTGCCCGACCATCTCAGCGTGGCGGCCATCAGGCGCCGCCGTTCGTCATCCTGGATGATGCCCCTGATCCGTATCGCCGCCATGGTTCTTCTGGTCCTGGCCGGAGGAGTGGGTGGCTGGTGGTTGCGTGGCGGCACGGGCTCTGCCCAGGCCCCTGGCGCCATGGTCGCCGCCGAGGCCCTGTCCGCTCATGTGGTTTTTGCCGCCGAGATCCGCCATCCCGTGGAAGTAGGCGCGGGGGAGCGAGCCCATCTGGTGGCCTGGCTGTCCAAGCGCCTGGGGTCGGAGCTGAAGGTTCCCGACCTCTCGGCGGCCGGATTTTCCCTGGTCGGCGGGCGGTTGCTGCCCGCCGCCTCGGGTCCTGCCGCCCAGTTCATGTACGAGAACGGCGACGGACGCCGGGTGACGCTCTATCTGCGGCGCAATCCCGAAGGGTCAGAGACGGCGTTCCGGTTCGCCGCCCAAGGCCGGGTGGAGGCCTTCTACTGGCTTGACGGGCCGCTGGGCTATGCCCTGGCTGGCGATGTGGATCGCGAGCGTCTGATGGAAATGGCCAAGGCCGTCTATCACCAATTATAA
- a CDS encoding cupredoxin domain-containing protein — protein MSITPPEQKVWFNEPVEKTEVIWVLIALTWALIMFAMMPLWHLKGTQNMSNEAYRIQPDVYQARVDAFVEKFKVGEEGHAKTPVVRPPAGSDVYMMARLWEWYPVLELEKGKSYRLHLSSLDWQHGFSVQPANINLQVHPGIDEVVTITPTDSGDFGIICNEYCGIGHHTMLGKIRVVAGK, from the coding sequence ATGTCTATTACTCCTCCAGAACAAAAAGTCTGGTTCAACGAGCCCGTCGAGAAGACCGAGGTGATCTGGGTGCTTATCGCACTCACCTGGGCGCTTATCATGTTCGCCATGATGCCGCTCTGGCACCTCAAGGGCACCCAGAACATGTCCAACGAAGCCTATCGCATCCAGCCGGATGTGTATCAGGCCCGCGTGGACGCGTTCGTCGAGAAGTTCAAGGTTGGCGAGGAAGGTCACGCCAAGACCCCGGTGGTTCGTCCCCCGGCCGGTTCCGACGTGTACATGATGGCCCGCCTTTGGGAATGGTATCCGGTTCTCGAGCTCGAAAAGGGCAAGAGCTACCGCCTGCATCTGTCGTCGCTGGATTGGCAGCATGGGTTCTCCGTGCAGCCCGCCAACATCAACCTGCAGGTCCATCCCGGCATCGACGAGGTGGTGACCATCACCCCGACCGATAGCGGCGATTTCGGCATCATCTGCAACGAATATTGCGGTATCGGCCACCACACCATGCTCGGAAAAATCCGAGTCGTGGCTGGCAAGTAA